ACAACAATCCTAAATAAAGTATTACTTTAGCATGACAGGAAGAGGAAAAACAGAAAGGGTTTTACCTTGTCCCATCATAGATCCACTGGAATATGGTGAAGGTCCACCAGACAAATGCATCGGTGGATAAGGGCTTCCGCCAGAAAGGCGGTTGCCATACTCATAATGATATGCTGAGCTTCCAGAGAAGGGAACGTCATAAGGCGGAATAGATGGTCCGTTGAACACAGATGATCCATATGGTTGCATATTGAGGTACATTGATGAGGGGGCACCAGATCCTAGATATGCAGATGCTGAAGAGTAACTTGAAGGAGCTTGAAGAGGCTTTGCAGCAGATTTCTGGTGAGAGAGAACATTATTAGTAAAACGAACCAAACTAGGCTGTCTCATCAGAACCAGAATCTTCCATTATAACCATTAAGGAAAATTGTTCCAAACAAAAGAAATGTGCAACAAAAAGATGAGAAAACCCTCGAATCAGACTTGAACTCGAGGTATAATAGAAACAAACTAAGTTAGCTACAAACTCGTACTAAGTTAGCTACAAACTAAACTAAAGCATTGTAAGTTATTCATTCATTAATTCATCAGGGGAATACAAGAATCTCACCGCGCTGTTGTGATCAGCTGGTCTGGACTGTGTACAGTTACGCATATTGCAAGTAGTTCTGAATGAGAAATTAACATTCCCGCAACTTGGACAGGTCCAATCATCTTCACGACGACTACCTAAAAATTCAACAAACAAATTCATCCCAATAACTCAAAATCAAGGTCATGACTACCCAggtaatcaatcaatcataacacAATAAACTACCAATTCTTATCAatctacaaaaccctaattattcagaatcaacaaaaaaagagaggaaaattaCCGTCTGTTCGAGCACGTTTAGCTGCTGAAGAATTTCTGCTATCAGTCTACAGTAAAGAACGACAAAAATCAAAAACGATTAATCAGAAACCCTAACATGTAAAATAGGAAAAGAAAGCAGAAAATTGAACCTAATTATCTCCGCAACGCCTGAATATAATCTTACCTGAGACATGATAAAAGAGAGAGCGATGAGGTTGAGAAATTCTTGTTGGGATAGAAAGAATCGAAGAAGCGCGGAAGGTTTGCCCTAAAACGAGAGTTTGCGCCGCCTAGCTAAGCTATGTATATTTGGTTGCAAGATCGTTTTGTTATTACCTTTTTGCTGTCCATACTTCTCTGCTTTAATCCTTTAATGATATAGTATATATAAGTCGGTCTAAGTTAagtcaagtcaagtcatgtatttaGCTCCCTACAATGTTGAGAGCTATTCTTTGGCGACTCATTAACTTGAGTAAATCAGTAGTCTTCTTCAACAAAAAAGCCAGTGCTATCCCGCATGACAGAACCATCGAATTTGGGGGTTAGCCCGGTTAGCCAGGAACCTGACTCTCAAGTAGAAGGTCAGCGTATCGAGTCTCCGCTCACGAGTTTGAagatctcatgaaatactcctTTTATGTAAATTTAGTTTAATTTAAGTTGTTAatgtatcttctttcctattaaaaaaaatccCACACTGTCGTGGGAAAGCAATATAAGCTAGCACGTTTTCGGCCATTAGATTGTAGATTATATCTTTCTAGGTGTATGGGCGGCTGTTATAAAAAGAAGTAATTATAAAAAAGTTCttgtaataaaataaaaattatcttTTACTTACAGTTCGCTTTCTCTTTGCATTGATATTCCCTATTTCTGTTCCGCCACTGGAGAACTTCTAATCTGCTATCCATGGTTATTGCAAGAACTACACCATCCTATCATTGTACTTAATAGTTTTCATTGTCGTCCTTCAATTCCTCTCTAACTGAAAAGTTATTAAGTCTTGAAAGAAATTTTTACATAGAAACAAAAATCCCTAATTTGGGTCTCAACCCATTCATGCAAAGGCTTACATGAAAGAATCAATAACTTTATTTCAGTAGAACGGAAAATGAAATATTTCATCATACATAAtcccaaattttagtttttgattttttttttgttttttcttttcgacTGGACTACCAGTAAAAATTTGTCATTCAATCAATAGATCACAGGTGAATACTTAAAACTACCTTTATGGTCGATTTTAACAAATTATCACGGTTATTTCCATGCAAACAAAATAACCGTAGTTTTTCCTTTTCTCTTCTAGTTGCaatgaaagaaagaagaaattgcAGAAACAAAATGTTGTTCATCTTTCTCCTGTCGTAAAGTGGTCGGGAGTTTAATCATTATGTGAAAATGTTACTCACTCTGTTCATCTTGTATGGAGCAATATAAAAATACTGTGATTTCTAATTACAGttgtatctgaaaaagcgggggtataacaaccacacccaatatttcgttcggcaatctgaatagacaaactccaatatactttcaagagaatcaactagacagttagactcaatctagagaaaagtatatcaaagagttttatatctcaaatccttaattcaatctgcaatcaacaaataggaatttgcgagccagattgaataagagaaataacttgaaaggtaccaaagaccaatattcaagtgtcaatcaatttatatcaacaaccaaaggttggattatctaattgactgatcttaacgcacaacctgtgatatttctattatataaaaaaatatgatgtgaaaaataaataaaacagacaccaaaaaaaattttaacgaggaaaaccgaaaatgcagaaaaaccccggaacttagtccatctttgaacaccacactgtattaagccgctacaaacactagcctactaccaatgaacttcggactggactgtagttgaaccctaatcaatctcatactgattcaagatacagttgcgctccttacgtctccgatcccatcaggatactacgcatttgattcctttagctgatctcacccacaaccaagagttgctacgacccaaagacgaagacttgataaagaaatctgtctcacacagaaaagtctatacgaatagataaatctgtctcccacaaaaatacctacgagtttcgttccgtcttttgataaatcaaggtgaacagtaacaaattgatataccggacttatattcccgatgaacatcctagaaatatcaatcacctcacaataatcttaatcgtatggtagcgaaacaagatattgtggaatcacaaacgatgagacgaagatgtttgtgactaatttttatctttactatcggagattaaatctcaatccaatcttagagaagatagtactcaaatacgatagaaacaacaagatcagatcacgtaactacagagaaaatagttggttctggcttcacaatcccaatgaagtctttaagtcgttaacctacatggtttcgtgaaaaacctaaggttaacggATAATCgaatctagattatacaactagtatcacacacgaggtgtggggattaggtttcccagttgctagagttctcctttatatagttttcaaatcagggtttgcaatctaagttaccttggtaacaaagcattcaatattcacagttagatgaaaacatgattatattcaagctaatatctttcaaccgtgagaacgaacttagattgttatacacaaatgaaatgtaccctcatttaggtttagtaaccatacctaaacgtgtacaccatgttggctcaaccgtggTTAGCTATATGACACTCTcataaccataactagtttaaatgactcaaatgaaaccagttaaagagttgttcaattgctatattctcatagaagtatacaagaacgcaattgaagcaaaatcgatttgattcactcgaatcaattcatgaacattatagccatggtttgcaaagaatgcattccttaatatataaatgtattagttcatgagccaaccgattttagaactttaaccactcaagtatgcaaatgggtacgcatacttaagtagtcggtctgagtttgggttcgccagtatgcaaacgggtacacatacttagtacacttccaaaacctagcagaaattcccggacataTACCTTACGTAAGTATGCgaaccggtatgtgtacttgttacacgaaatttcacaactacaagtacgcatacgggtatgcatactttagtcccggtcatggatcacatacatgcaagcaTGCGCATTacgtttataatccaatgatggttgaATATttaaaaatcttatttcaatcattgaaactttcttagaggatgacaatagacgttttcacacactattagtatgaaagcaattttcaagttattgaaataatcataacgaaacattccaagtctacaccaaatgattgtatcacacaaaccatgtaagatattactcggcgGTTTTCACATgttcatattttgactttcgtcaagaatataagatgaacttggttgaagcgaaagcttaccaacacatattccgagaaatatgtaagtgagttaaactcagctcgaaatctcaaatgtgtataatcgacaactatatagtaatacgacttttgtctcaatataggaaatatagtagaaatagactttccaagtgatagatgagttttagtctccacaaaccttttgttgatgaagttccacaagctctccttagtagttcttcgtcttcaattgatgaacttcGTGAAGTCTAACGTTCAACtaaacaatctatcctagtccgagacattactataagtagactagaaatcaagacttatagttttgatcactaacattgacaaacaagcttgagatagcaacgcttgcgagttcgaccgagcagtgctctaacaatctcctcctttgtcaattttaatgacaaaactatcaatacatatggattacaaaataaatgaactttgtagcttctcatccaaatacttgatctccttggtacttcaacattacttgaaatcttcgttactttcaagtaatccaatgattccaaatgtgctcaactcagcatcatagttgttgaagatccgtagctataacaatgagaaaacaattgctctaaatcattgttatacagtgtcatagtatcattacacatcatcaaagttcaattgtatcacatctttgacaacaatactatggtgatatgtatcacttccccatagttaatacttcatctcacaatgaaaaccactcccccttacataaatatccgtaaaccatatgtatttgtagtatgaactacacattaattctctccctttttgtcaatataaattggcaaaggtgcgaaaaatagtgggatcctcatgaaattttcatagatatactttataaccaaaagagaacaacataccaacttgttttgatgattttacatagtcgaaacttagtatattcatcaaggagtttataaagatataagataacccctacaatattccacagccgcacttcccacaaagaattatattcattcatgttcttcatttttaGACTTTTGAACTACAGTTACCAACAGCAAGGGCTATTAGCTACCACATAAGGTTGGAAGTACAGTTTTGATGATCCAATGGTCAAGAATTATTCGGATTATATGAAATGGTATTCCTCGAAACTTATGGCATCAGCCCATGAAACAGGGTTTCTTCTACAATTAAAATAAATCTGCAACATAAAtaaattttaggttttttatgGAACTTTTTAAGTTTACATCCTTTTTTGAACTagagagaagaagtaacaaagatAAATCCGGTTTTTCAGTGATTCTAATTCTAATTCGAATATCTTATTTCATATATCTAAACAACTTTTAATACTCTTTTATAATGAGGTTGCCAATTATGGATTTCCGATTGCAGAAACCAAGGCGTAGGTATATCCTCTCACAAAACTCATTTTTGGGAACCATGTTGGTGTTGATGGAGTTGCCTTCGGTAGTAGATTTACCCTTGATGTATTTTTTAGAGAGGGGTGAAGATAAATTGCATTACTCTTTTAGTCCCAGCCATTTTAAGTATATAAATTGGATTACTTTTTAAATCCCCGCTCTAACTAAACATTTAGAAAGAGCGGAAAGGTTCGACGACATCGAAACTTGGTGATGGGATGCGTCGAGCAGTTAGGCCACACACTCAAGGTAAATTTTGCAtatcacatttttttattttGCTGTTAGGTCGATTTTTTTAGTCCCCAACTTTCATTCAATTTAGTTATCTTTAAGAAATTCAAGGTTCTAATTAAGAAAATTTGAACATTTTTTGTTGTTAATGTATACTCggatgaaaacccatattttagAGATTTCCATGTCCGTCAATTTTTACATGTTTTAGAATGTGATTCAAATGGaaaattttatttactttttgataTATATAGTCATCGGTGATTAGTAATATAGCCTTATGTTTCCACTGATTCCCTACAAGGAACACTTTAATACATCCGTTGAAAAAACAGTAATGTCCCAATGACCATATACATTGTTGGGCATGGTACAGGTGGACGGAGACTAAAATAATTTTGAGGTGTTTTTAAGGTAAGAAGGGCCACACAGGTAGGGACAAATTTTGAGGTTTCAAGGGTCAACCTGAAAAAGGGTTCATGGGTTTATTATCTTTCAGggaaattttttgataaaaacgaCCCAACTATTCAGATAGATGAGCAATGTAGCATTATCTTTCGGGGAGATCCTAATGGCAAGATTTCAAATTATTGTGCTGGGGAAAATGATGATTCTGGAGGACTATGAAGCATTGTTCGAGAAAATCGAGGACATGAAGCCTGTATATGGAACACCACCACCAAGATAAGATGAGCCTGATGTCAGCACTGAGATTGTGGCTGACAAGTTAAACCACTGACATATGCAATGGTATCGGCATATCAAGTAACAGAATCAAAGAGGGACCTAGACTAATGATACCAACATATCGGATGGGGAACATTGATGTTTTACTTTGGAGCGGGGACTAAAAGAGTAACACAATTTACCATATTTTAAGTTTACATTGGTTTGTCCAGAGAGTCCTTACTTTTTGTTGGCTTGAACTTGCTTAAGTCTATGTACGTTTGAATGTACTTTCCGTTTCACCAATAAAATTATGTGAGTATGTTCAATCTACTTTTTTAGTCCAAGAGTTTTGGACAGTCATGTTGATCTGTAATAAAAGACCCTATTAAGTTAAGCTACACCCCACATGCGTGGCACTGGAACCATAGATGTTTAGTTTTTAAGGGACTATTTTGAGAacactaaaaaaaattaaaaaaagatcATAAAAGGAATCAAGGGATAAATCAAGATCCGTGCCATAACGGCATGGGGTAAGCCATATTTCGGTCCTATTTACGATAGGGACAAACTACAATGAATCGAACAGCAACAACACCATGACTACCATTCAAAGGAATCAGGAAACCGCTTCTACATAtgaacaaaaacacaaaatgtcAATTGCTATGGTATGTGAGAAGAAATTGAAGTCCGAAATTGAGGTATGAACTAATCTATTAATCTATTTACCAACTACCAAAATTTGATTTGGTGTTATTACAGGTAGGGGATACATTGACTACACTGGCGCAAATAACTCAATTCTCcgatgattggtgttgcatgtactgttCAGAATGCAGCCAGGATTTCGAGGAAATAAAGCACGGGAATCAGTGTCCAGAGTGCTTTAAATACATTAATTCAATCCCAACGTGATATTCACGTTCTTTTACTTTTtgtattaaaaaaataaacattaCATAATATCGACATAAAGAAATTGTTATATTAATCAACACTTGGACAGATTGCGTTTGACAATGATTGTTATATTGAATGatgattggtctttgtcccgtctcttgtttttgagtattgtgCTCCGTTTCATCACACTTGTTACacttcttggacttgggcacttggattcttggagtactactcgtATAAGCTCATTTGTATCTTTTACTAGGCATTAACCCGTGCCATAACGTCACGGGCCTTGACGTTGGTTAATGTTGAATATCGTACCAATTGTGTCCCGAAAACTTATCAACTCCTTCTGATGCCAACACCTTTAGAAGATCCTTGACAATGTAAAAATTATTtaacccattcggtctcttccctAACATCCTTTAACCTTTCCCTCAGTTGGAACTGTTCTTTACCAACCCTTCAT
This DNA window, taken from Papaver somniferum cultivar HN1 chromosome 3, ASM357369v1, whole genome shotgun sequence, encodes the following:
- the LOC113358742 gene encoding ranBP2-type zinc finger protein At1g67325-like, encoding MSQTDSRNSSAAKRARTDGSRREDDWTCPSCGNVNFSFRTTCNMRNCTQSRPADHNSAKSAAKPLQAPSSYSSASAYLGSGAPSSMYLNMQPYGSSVFNGPSIPPYDVPFSGSSAYHYEYGNRLSGGSPYPPMHLSGGPSPYSSGSMMGQGGMSGGMYPMPPIMDRFGLGLPMGHTTMGSRPGLFQDENPPRKSADSTRDSDWTCPNCGNINFSFRTVCNMRKCSTPKPGSQPSKSDKNSKQKMPEGSWKCGKCNNINYPFRAKCNRQNCGAEKPSESNNSPVAHASEEDDQ